Proteins encoded by one window of Lathyrus oleraceus cultivar Zhongwan6 chromosome 1, CAAS_Psat_ZW6_1.0, whole genome shotgun sequence:
- the LOC127122831 gene encoding probable galacturonosyltransferase-like 10, with protein MLFLSKLSLFVFIFFSSSFLLFQVNATRSLPSKITDKVNAFESKVDSFMIFKEAPEYRNQQKCKVVDRKIDSPIDQFVCDSLLVHVSMTIDWDYLRGSMAAIHSVLKHTSCPKNLFFHFIASDSRLVKKDEFDRIVHSSFPSLRFKVYVFNESLVENLISPSIRQALENPLNYARSYLADLLEECVERVIYLDSDVIVVDDIQELWKVSLSDSKVIGAPEYCHANFTRYFSYEFWSSYEFSEEFKGRKKKPCYFNTGVMVMDLVKWRDGEYTKKIEKWMEIQKERRVYKLGSLPPFLMVFGGEVEAIDHRWNQHGLGGDNVVDSCRSLHSGPVSLLHWSGKGKPWRRLDAKKPCSVDFLWKPYDLYVPHLRYEHSLV; from the coding sequence ATGTTATTTCTGTCTAAATTATCTctttttgttttcatctttttctcatcttcttttcTTCTCTTTCAAGTTAATGCTACTAGATCTCTACCCAGCAAAATCACAGACAAAGTCAATGCATTTGAGTCCAAAGTTGATTCCTTTATGATATTCAAAGAGGCCCCAGAGTATAGAAATCAACAAAAATGCAAGGTGGTTGATAGAAAGATTGATTCTCCTATTGATCAATTTGTATGTGATTCTTTACTTGTTCATGTTTCAATGACTATTGATTGGGATTATTTGAGAGGCTCCATGGCTGCTATTCATTCTGTTCTTAAACACACTTCATGTCCTAAGAATCTGTTCTTTCATTTCATTGCATCAGATTCAAGATTGGTGAAAAAAGATGAGTTTGATAGGATTGTTCATAGTTCATTTCCTTCGTTGAGATTCAAAGTTTATGTTTTCAATGAAAGTTTAGTTGAGAATCTGATATCTCCTTCGATAAGACAAGCGTTAGAGAATCCTTTGAATTATGCGAGAAGCTATTTAGCTGATTTGCTTGAAGAATGTGTTGAGAGAGTTATATATTTGGATTCTGATGTTATAGTTGTTGATGATATTCAAGAACTATGGAAAGTTTCCTTGAGTGATTCGAAGGTGATTGGTGCCCCGGAGTATTGTCATGCAAATTTCACAAGGTATTTTAGTTATGAGTTTTGGTCGAGTTATGAATTTTCCGAGGAATTTAAGGGAAGAAAGAAGAAGCCATGTTATTTCAACACAGGTGTTATGGTAATGGATTTGGTGAAATGGAGAGATGGCGAATACACGAAGAAGATTGAGAAATGGATGGAGATTCAGAAGGAGAGAAGGGTTTATAAGTTGGGATCATTACCGCCTTTTTTGATGGTTTTTGGCGGTGAGGTTGAAGCTATTGATCATAGATGGAATCAACATGGTCTTGGTGGTGATAATGTTGTTGATAGCTGTAGGAGTTTGCATTCTGGACCTGTTAGTTTGTTGCATTGGAGTGGTAAAGGGAAACCATGGAGAAGACTTGATGCAAAGAAACCTTGTTCTGTTGATTTTTTGTGGAAGCCTTATGATTTATATGTTCCTCATTTGAGATATGAACATTCATTGGTTTAG
- the LOC127122838 gene encoding uncharacterized protein LOC127122838 — protein sequence MASTISSQPFILSRLTNTSLCPHLPKPNQLPSLFFLRRSRQRRFIISCHVDGDDVVSTRNSSFDRGFTVIANMLRRIKPLDNSVISIGVSTAAKDSMKQTISTMLGLLPSDHFSVTVSLSIQPLHRLLVSSIITGYTLWNAEYRMSLTRNLEMSCADGVSECEPPLESLEVKGGGEEHGENKKVVSDSGFNDSETCSNSSSGTGVFRDLPPQALKYIQQLQSELSNTKEELNAQKQEMMQLEHDRGIRNNLLEYLRSFDPDRVNEMSRPSSVEVEDIIHQLVQNIMRRFLVDEACSNFMEQSEEGNVDYHPDDSDEFSDTVATSRDYLAKLLFWCMLLGHHLRGLENRLHLSCVVGLL from the exons ATGGCATCAACAATTTCATCTCAACCCTTCATCCTCTCACGCCTCACCAACACATCACTCTGCCCACATCTCCCCAAACCCAACCAACTCCCCTCTCTCTTCTTCCTCCGCCGTTCCCGTCAACGCCGTTTTATCATATCCTGCCACGTTGACGGAGACGACGTCGTTTCAACTCGTAATTCAAGTTTCGATAGAGGCTTTACGGTCATCGCTAACATGCTTCGCCGTATCAAACCCCTCGATAACTCCGTTATCTCTATAGGTGTTTCTACTGCTGCTAAAGATTCTATGAAACAAACTATTTCCACTATGCTTGGTTTGTTACCTTCTGATCATTTCTCTGTTACTGTTAGTCTTTCTATTCAGCCACTTCATCGGTTGCTTGTTTCTTCCATCATCACAGG GTACACGCTGTGGAATGCGGAGTACAGGATGTCCTTGACGAGGAATCTGGAAATGTCTTGTGCGGATGGAGTGTCGGAGTGTGAACCGCCTTTGGAGAGTTTGGAGGTCAAGGGTGGAGGAGAAGAACATGGGGAAAATAAGAAGGTTGTTTCTGATTCAGGATTCAATGATTCGGAAACTTGCAGCAACAGCAGTAGTGGCACGGGAGTCTTTCGAGATTTGCCGCCCCAGGCTCTGAAATACATCCAACAGTTGCAGTCTGAGTTGTCAAACACAAAGGAG GAGCTGAATGCGCAGAAGCAAGAAATGATGCAATTAGAACATGACAGAGGAATTCGGAATAATTTACTGGAATATCTTCGCTCTTTTGATCCTGATAGG GTGAATGAAATGTCCCGACCTTCGTCCGTTGAAGTGGAGGATATAATTCACCAACTTGTTCAAAACATTATGAGAAGATTCCTTGTCGACGAAGCTTGCTCTAACTTTATGGAACAGTCAGAAGAAGGAAACGTAGACTATCACCCCGACGACAGTGATGAGTTTAGTGATACAGTAGCCACTTCTCGCGATTACCTAGCGAAGTTGCTTTTCTG GTGTATGTTATTGGGTCATCACTTGAGAGGATTGGAAAACAGATTGCATTTGAGCTGTGTTGTTGGACTTTTATAG